The stretch of DNA CAGTATATATTGTATTCGATGATTGGTTTGAATGTAATACTTTGCATTTAATAAAATTGAACTTAATTCAGATCACTGTTATCTCTAGGAGGAGTATCCATATTTGATGACATTGCTAACTACAGTTCGGTATGCGGTTGGATAGTCAAAATGTAAATGTATAGGGATTTTCACAGATAGTGCCTTACGTAATTACGAAGTTATGGTGTGTAAATTAGTCTTCTGGAGATGAGGCCTCATTGCAGTTGATTTACCCCTTAGTATACTAAACTGGTTTGTGAGTGAGAAATTCTGGGCATGTTGATACTGAAGTTACAGTATCTTCAGTGTTCATGCTAAAATGCAGAACAAGTTGAGTTGTGAAATATTACTTGGGTTGGGATGTCATTTAAAAGAAGTGCTGTGGTGGAAAAATGCTAAATCCCTACCTGTAACAGTTCTAGAACTACTTTGGTGAAGAGGTGAGGGCAGCATCAATGTCCttggttttctcttcttccttccctccaggTATAAATATCCATTTTAACCTCAGCACAACTCTGCTTTCAAATATTATGGTGATACTTTTGTCAATAGCATTTGTGGGTGCAGTAATAGAGTAGAAACCATAAACTTGGATCTTAAAAAATCCAGATGAAAACACTAACAATTCTGACGATAAACTGATCAGACTATGAGAGGGTATAAGATACAAAACCTGTAGAGTATGCATCACAATATGGGACTGCAAACTGGGAGCTCCATAAGGAAAGATGGCATAGTCTCACTGTGTGGACAGAAGGGCACATACATGTTAGACAAATCTGCaaatcccctccccccccacaaATTTATTGCAGTAAACATTCAGCTGGTATTGGTTGCACAATTTAACTTTTTATGAGatagagaaaacagttttcttggggtggggaggaaggacgTGACAATGCTGAAGCAGCCTTGTGCTatctttagaatattttttttttttttttactggggcTTTTGAAGGATGTGTAATGAATATTCAGACTGTCGTTTCAAGTCTTGAAACTCCTTTCTGTACTGATGAACCTTTAACTGTTCTGCAAAGGCTGAACTTGACTGACTTACGGAGTTAATTCTCAGACTTCTGTGGAGGATTATAGCTGTCTTCAAACTGTTACAAGTACAGATTGTTAATACTGTACAAGAAGTTGTATTGAATTCATATGTTATGTCATAGTAACTAAATCTTAATGCTTCTTGTTTAATGCTTATAAATGTTGGAcgaataatatatttttttcttaattacatCAACTTCAAAAGTTGGTATGTTTCTACAAACTGTATTGACACTAATACCAGTTTGCAGCTTCTGTTGAATTTGGCCTTCATATGTTATATTTACTGAATCAAACTTTTCCTCACCAAGGTATGAAGAAGAAAAGtttagaaagaaacagaaaaggtatATTCATATTTTGATTAGGGTTGCATTAGATAAGACGATTTGCACTGCAACTAACTCCCAGTTGATTGGCTTGCATAAAGGAATAAGCATTTGTAAATATAAACATGCACTAGTGACAAAGTTCTTGTACATTAAAGTAACTATACTGTCTGCAAGTACAGTTCATCTGTGTAGTATCATCTAAAAGAACTTGTCCTGGATGTTCAAACAGTTATTTGTGAGTAGTCTCTATTACTCTTACATGAGTTGCTCACTTGTAAGGGGATACATGGATTCTCAACTAAATCTTCAAGAGGCAAAAGTGGTGCTTCTGTATGAATTGGTTAAATCAAGTTTCACTGTCTCTAACAAGAAGTGATACCTGAAGGAAGAGCTGGTTTTAGGTGCTAAGCTGTAGCTATGCATGAGCAGGGATGCAACTCTGGAAGAAAGTTCTAATGAATCTTGTATTAAGTATTTTTGGTATTTACTACTTTTTTAGTTAACTTGCACAGATGCGATCTGAATTAGTATTTTTAGTGCTGTTTGTATTTGCAGTGCCTATGTTCCTTGCTAATAAAcattggattttcatttttttttaattttcagtctccTGCTAACTATTCAAGCTATTCCAGCAGCTGATGAAACTTTTTGAATGGATATGTTATTTTTTCACTCTATCACTAACAAATGTACTGAAAGGTTTTGCTACtaactttgctttgtttttttaatgattcttccTGTGCGCGCATAACTATTGAGGGAGGTTTATTGTGTAAATTGGGTAATGGACGTACAGAGGAACACTGAGAggttaaaagaaaaggaatttaaattccTTCTGAAAGCTAGCAGGTAAAGCTAGTGACATATGTTCAATATTTTCTAGGAATTCCAATTAAGTGATAATCTTGCAGTTTGTAACCTGAAGTAGTAAGCCTGTCAAATTTAAGAAGCCCTTTCAGTACATATTGAACAACAGCTCTGcttgggtttccccccccccagtgtgCATAATTTGGCACAATTCTGTCGCAAGGCCCATTGTATTCAGGATGCAAACCTGAGACATTCAAACAAACAGTAatgtaaaaactatttaaaatctCCAGTACAACAATCACAATAATACTACCATCACTTTTGTAAAAAGTAGCATGTTCCTAAATGAAACTTCTGTATAGAGGAGAGGTCACAGGTGCTATTTGATACTGAGACTTTAATCGGGTTGAAAGCAGTTGTAGGCATTATTTATTATAATGGGGGGGAAAGGACCTGTTGAAGTTTAGTTATGAAATTTGTTGAGGGTGGCAGTGGGAGTTCTTTGGCTGTGTGTATGAGTCACTTTGGAAGCTGGAATATGATATACTTCTATGGAATTATATTGTCAGCTGTATGTTTATGCATAGCTTGTTTGCATTAGCTTACCATATTTTCTTAGCTTTCTGTGATTAGTCCTGTAAGTCATGTCAAAATGTGCTTTCCTAAGATACTGCAGTGAGGGCAGGGATGAGTTGCAGCTGCATATGGTGCAGGTGAACAGGTATTCGACCAGGACTGTTGCTTCTAGAGAACACTGCTCCAGACCTATTGGATCCTTATGTATTAGATTCAGTTcttacagctgcaaaaaaaaacctcaaaaacttgCCTCCCTTTTCTTATGGGTTCATGGCCTTAGAAGAGCTGTCAttgtttttataattttgaaaaactgtCTGGTTATAGTTTGAGAGACTGGCCAGGTAGGTCAGACAATTAGGTTGTTAGGAGAGAAACTTGGCCTTAGCTTTCCCTCAATTTGGAACTGCTGTTGGTTTTAAAAGTAACTTACCTCCATGCAAAACTTATTTTCCAGAAGATACAGTTAAGACTGTAGCTTGTTCTTACTGTAAAGAGGAAAAGTACATCTCCTGCAGGACTATCAACCATCCGCTGGtttctgcaaagcagcattttgtttGCTAGTCCCAAGGcagagataaaggaaaaaaaacaaaaacacaaaaatacaaaacCCTAAATCAAAAAGacccacaaacaaataaaaaaccgcTTTAGCAGCACgatggtgatttttttcctggGTAATTACAAGAGTCTTAGAAATTAAAGTATTATTAAGGAGCCACTTAACTTTTGTTGATTCATCTAGTGCTGTTACCTTCTTGGCTTAGCTACTATAACATGAAAGATAATTCTGTGCTTACTCTGCAGTGTATAACTTCATCAAAGTAGTAATGCTTGACAGTATTGTCCTGTTACCTGGAAACTTGTATTCCTGCTTGCATTCATTAATAAAAGCCCagaacctgctttttttcttctgtgcaaaagCACTTCCACTTTTCAAATGCTTCCTTTTGAATGCTATAGTAATTTAAATGGTTTCTtaacaattttaattaatttctaggGGGAagtaggaaaacagattttttcttttttttttaaaaaaaagtattgttatGACTGCATTcaataaaaatcttaatttaatatTTACTTACTAAAACTTTTTCCGTGTAAAAgctttgtgttttcctgttaAGATTAATACTTTTTGCTTAATATATGAGCTATCAAACTAAACTACTTCTTAACATGGTTttaattttactgctttctttGCTAAGCAGAGTTGACCAAGAGCTGAATGGAAAACAAGAGCAGAAAAGTGAACAGTAAGTGCGGAGTCCAAACAAGACTGAAGAATATGCAGATGGAAGGATCCTGGTTTTGCTCCATTTACAAAgcattctctgtgtgtgtatatattatatagcCTGTTGCAAAAGGTGCTTAATTTCGTTGGACTAGCACACAACGGACTGCTTACTGCTGTATTGGTTTGTCTTGACTTTAATAGCTATGTTTATGTAATCATTTTATACTGCTAAACGTCAAAGAACCCTACGTTGTCAGAGGATGTTCTTGCAGTTGTTTATCTAAATGATGCATGttcttcagtaaaatatttatatacctAAATGTTAAAGGAAAgagataatatatatttttatgattGAGCAATATATTGTGTGTACCTGCTGAAGGAATTCATTTGCAGGTAGACAAGGCCATAAGTTACTTGTTATTGTATAAATCCGTTTTGCTGTAAATGGTCAAGTGCATTTCTTTGTTGTCACAGAAGCCTTAATTTTTTTGGATATTAACAATCACATAATGTAGTGTTTCACAAGTGTGAAGATCCTTATTTTTGTTCACATACCTAATACAAGCAGTACTCATTTACCTCACTAGAGTGAGCTTGAGCTTTGGTGTCTTTTAGTCCACTTTTCAGAATGCAGAACTGCAGTTCTGTGAATTTCAGGCTGTTGGCCAAAGGGTTTAAGCCTAAGCTGCAATAGAAGCTGAACTGTTTCAATGACTAAGATATCAGACCTTTCTCAGTTTAAGTTGTGAATTTAGATTCTGCTTCAGTAAATCGAGGCTATCTCAGCTACCAGTAGGATATGAGTTCATTGCAGTTCTTCCTGGATCAATATTGGTTGTCACCAGGAGGAACTCTGGTCATACTCAGTATAGCTTGGGAGTTAGATATTCTAGTCATAATATCCATTGTTTGCAGAGCTACGGGGAGTATTATGCTACCTGTGTCACCCTTTTAAGTAAATCATCCATTTCTAAAGCTCTTAGTTTGGCATATGACACCAGCGCTAATTTCACTtaacaacaacaatgaaaattatttaaaggtTGGGGTTTATCCCTACAATGGTGGTAAACTTGTGTCTCTAAGAGGTGTTTTGGACACAGAGCTAGTTTTTATAGGTTTGTCAGGGCAACAACAATTCACTGGTTGATATGTTGTAAAAGTTTGTAACATCTTTTGATAATCATTGCTATTTCCTGGTAAGGACAGGTGTATACAAATAAATCCATTCAGGAGTTGAGCAATATAATATTGTAGCAAATATGTTAAATCTTCACTTCTGTTTTTTATTGTGCTCACAATTTTGTCTTAATGCCAAAAATATCAGTTCTTAATTGTATTAAAAGTTAGTGTTATACAgttctcttatttaaaaaaaaaaaaggtgttcaaCCAGATTACTAGCTGACACTGAGAAACAGCTGTCAAGAGAGTTCCATGATCAAGATTTACTATCAGTTAACAATTAATCTACTGTCTCTAATGACATGTGTATAGACTCTGAGAGCATATTCATGTCAGATGAGAGCAAATTGCCCATGTCTCTGGGAGTTTTAAGTCTGCAGTTCAGAGCCTCATCTCAAGATCTAGGTACTTTTGTTCTAGTAGCTTTGTATCGCAGTTTCAGAGAGATTAATGTGCAGGATGTTCTGTTTCAGCAGGCAATGCTGGTTTCGAGTTGCCTTGCATCCATTTCATCAGGTTTGGATCTTGCTCTGAAAGCAGAACACAAATGGGAACAGTTTCTTTAGGGCTATCTTATCTCCTGCTTCAGTTTCGATGTTGACCCAGGTTATTGTAAAGTTCTGGGCAGTGAATTGGACACTTACATCCTATTTACTTCTGATACTTTCACAGTGCAGTGTGTATGAACATGCAAACCTGTAAACCTTCCTGACTCTCTGTGGGTCCTAAGCTAGATACTAAGCATTCTGATCATCTCATTTCAAatttttactaattaaaaaaattattctcagtaAAAATCATATTCTTAGTGGAAGGATTGTAGTTCTATATGTCCTGTTGCTTCCTATGCATATAGTGCAGTATGGAGTAGCCGGTCCTCTGTATAGGCCATATTATCAAGTGATGGGATTGTTACTGTTGTCTTCGCTGTGGGCTGAGTGATTCTACCATTTCATGCTGCAGTAGCACTGCTTCTTTTGGAAACATGTATGTGGTTACCTAATGGTTTATTTCTCTAGCATGAGTTTTTGTGAATGAATATACAGCACAACAGTTCTTCTTTCCCAGAGATAAGCTGTTGAGAAACAGGTGTACTAAAGAATTAGTCCCCTCTGACCTTTTGCAGCTCATCATTTAATGGTGAGGTGGATGTTTACAAAAAGCAAAGAGGTCCCCAAGTTATCTTGAACAAAAAGGGGTAACTTTTTGTCAAACTTATGTTTttctaaatctaaaaaaataatttattttaatatttaaaaccaTGAAAAGTTGGAATGTCATACTTTaataaaagttatttcaaaacCTGAATCACTTTGTGATAAGATAGAGTATGTAGGGAATTCGCCTTTCAATGGCACTTCCTTCTAAAAGTAAAGCTTATGTTGCTAGAATACGGTTTGAGCCCTGTCAAGAAAAGATAATTTAATGAGTCATTAATTTACCTTTGATTTGGAGGTCTCATTAGTTTATTTATATATGTGGTAATAAGTTGTTAGTTATCTTTTGTTACTGCTCTGCGCAACTGCAATAGAAATGTTTGGGCCAGTGGCCTCTCTGTGTGTGGATGTGACATTTTGTCAGTTGGATTTCTACAACAGGATAAGTGTTCCGAAGTGGCAAAGATATTTTGGAGAAAGTGTCATTAAAACTTGATGTGAGCATACTTTAGATTGCTTGAATGTTCTTGATGTGCTGTGTAGTACAGCAAAGCCATGTTCTGCTAGAAAGGAATGGAGAGGGGATGTATATGGATTTAGTGCTGAAGCGGATTGAAATCTTTGAGGTTCTGGGATGTTAAAATGGAGAATTTTTGGTTCCAAAAAGCTTAGAACTTGTTAGAATACTATGTAACCTTGTTCATAACAATTCAGattagcattttttccccttttttttcagtgaagaatagCACTTCTACTGTGAGGAACTTTGTCCTGAGAAGCAGGAGTTATATTCCAAATTGCACACAATTAGTATATAGCCTGTGTTTGTCAGCGTGTTTCAGCAGGTTTGCTGCATCATACACTTAAATGCTCCAATGACAGTTTAAAACCTTTCAACAGTTAATTTGTGTCAGACTTCCAGATTAGATACATGTTGGTGGTAATGGAATCTTTCATGAAATGACCTTGAAGTGTGTcacagggaggagagggcagcaTTGGTGCCTTGCCATATGTCAGCTTCACTGGGGTCACCTACTGAAATGTCTGTAGttaacagaaaataatggaaCTGCATTGTGAATGGGCACTTTCTAAACTAAATCTGTCACAAAGAAGTAAGTTTCTTGGTGAAAAGCGTATTTCTTCCAGTGCCAATTTTTTGTCTGTGTATCCTACGGATTTCTACAATATTTATTAAGTAGAAAGATGGCTTAAATGCATCTTTTATCAAACGCTGTTGTCTTTGGAGATGACTTTAATTCTCGAGTCATTCCAGTCTCCCTCAGAAAAGTCCTCCTGTgaggaagagaggggagaggggtaATAGCTTGTCTGCTTCTTGCAGCTGCAGAAGTCTTACAAAGCTTTTGGTGAAAATTCTTATTCAGTCCTTGTGGATGCAGGTCATTCTCTAGAGGATTTGTTTCACCCACTGGTTGTCACAGACACTTGAAGTAAGTGCTTTAATTATACTTTTCAAGGATAGCTGGTTTTAGTCAGGGTAGCACTCTGAAATATaaggaatatttaaatattgatatTCTGAAAGACAAATTTTGCAGCTTTCCTAGCTTCAAAATTTTAAGTTGAACTACATTGTTTCCCTTGTCGCATCTTGTTCCCTGTATTGcgctaacaggaaaaaaagggcatTTGTGAAGTGAAGAGGGTGCAGTCATGTTACAGTTTTTCATCATTCCCTTGAAGCATGATTGAGATCAGTAAAATTAAAGGCATTGCTCAACTagatcttttttcagttttgtaatcTGGACTGCCCAGGTAACTCTgaaacatactgattttttttttcttttttcagtattgaaaatgttctgaggagaagctgctggagtGTTTTCAGAAAGTCAGGTCCTTATCTTACTGTGCTCCTTACTCTAGCTTGCTCAGCTGCTAGTTAATATTTATGACATGGAATTCCAGGTTagtaattacaaaaaatattcaCGGAAAGTTTACTTTCCCCATGGTTCTGCAGTGTTTCTTATTCACTCATCTGAACAAAGGCTTTTtatggagaagaagaggctgagtCATAGGGTGCTCCACCAGTTGAGTGGTGGATGGAAGGGCTAAGGCATTGCCTGTTAGCACACATATTAACCTTTACTGATCCTATGTGAAAGGTGCAGTGTTTAACAAAACGAAGCTGCAGTACTCATGCAAAAACACGGGCTGTGAATCACAGATGATATAACTGGCTTAAAGTGACTACTCTTCACAGATGTGACTATTTTCCTTTGGCCCTTTACTATAAAGCTACGTAAGTACAAGACTTCACCTACCTCTTAAGAATGTTACGatcctttctttttaagtgagcatgttttctgtttgcattccACTGTGTCATGGAGTAATGTGATAAACACGTCTCTGAATGTGCCAGCTGTTAATACTTACAGGAAACTTCTTAAttaggaacaaaaataaatactataTGCAATAAATACCTTTGGAAAAGGTCTTAATGTCTTATTTTCCTGCTTAGGAATACATGGACACTACGCGAGTCTGTTGTGGTTGTACGCACCGCCGACATGAGATCTGACTTTGGTTCCCGGAGCCCTGGAAGTGCCGGTTCCCCGATGGCAGTGAAATTCAGCGATTATTTCGAAGCCCCGGGAGGGCAGCGGGCTCTGCCccaggggcggggcggggctagGCCCTGTTGCCACCCTCGCCCTTCCGCTTCCGGGCCACGAGGGGCCGGAAGGGCCAGCCTCTTCCGGCGGCCGGGAGCGGGTGAGGCCGGGGACCGGCGGGGGCCGCCCCCAACGGGGGCTccggagccggggctgcccgcggctGGGGGGCGGCGGCCGGCATCTTCCCCTGGGTTcgctggggccggggagggggggcggcggggcccggcccgacGGGGCGCAAGGCCGGTGGGTCCCGGCGCTGGCCGGCCGTCGCCGTAACGGCCTCCCGCGAGGGGCGGTTTGGACGCCGAGCGGGCGGCGAGCGCCCCGCTGGCCGGTCCTCCCCCGGTCATCGGTGCTTCGCGCTCCCGAGCCCTCTTAAGTGTCGGTCGGTGTTTGGGAGTGGTTTTTAAACACTGTTTGCTCTTGCTGTGCGTTGTACGTTAAGGGCTCTGTGGTGgtgttaatatatatatattatatttatatatatatatactatttttttttttaatgagtgcgGGGACCTAGCCGACGTGCAGCGCGGTGGATGagcaggcaggtgtccagccatgGCCTATCAGCTGTACAGGAACACCACGCTGGGGAACAGTCTCCAGGAGAGTCTGGATGAGCTGATACAGGTGCCtgcggggtgagggtctggggaaTTCGCGTCAGAGAAAGAGaggttagttagttagttagtaaAACGGGCTTGTGGTTGCTGTGTCGGGGTACTTATGGCCAATGTTTGGAAAACTTATTGATTTAAATCAAAAGCTATTGGTACTCCATGTGGGAAGTCTTTTTGTTAACGTTCTagatgaaggaaaatgttttatctaAGTGACATAATCCCCTGTTGTGTGGCCCAGTAAATgaatcaataaataataaatcagttAATCTGAAATGCTCTAATCGATTTCCTGCTCTTCTGTTGTTTCCATTGAATGTTTATCAGAAGAAATCTTTGTGTAgcacaaaaaaattacattagcaCATTGTTTCTTCTCTGAGAATTAAATAGCAAAAAGGAAGTAAACACAGGAATGTAATACTTCTGTAAGTTGTTCTTGTGGAGATCTGCTTCCTGTGAACttggttttgatgtttttaatttttttactgcatttttgtgtttactttgaaacaatgcaaaactttttttttttttttaaactactttagtCACAGCAAATCACACCTCAGCTGGCCCTTCAGGTGCTACTTCAGTTTGACAAAGCTATAAATTCGGCACTGGCACAACGAGTCAGGAACAGAGTCAATTTCAGGGTAAGATAGCAATGTATAAAAGTTGTTCATTGAAGTACAGTAAGTGTTGATGCAGAAATGTCCTTAAAAGCTGTGCGTTCTAAGCAGAAACTTGCAAAGGTCCATTTTGAGTCTGAAATAATGACTGTTTATGTGTATATTCTGTATGCAGTTGTAAGGCTTACTATCTTTGTATTCTGCCAGGGATCTTTTCAACGAATGCAAAAATCAGAAATGGATTTGGTGGGTGGATGAaagcaggggaagagggaaatACTTAGATAGGTAGCATTGCAATCCTCAGTGTCTTGCAGATGGGGAAGGAGACTTGCTTCTCTTCGTTGTACCCAGCAGAAGTGAGATGAGGCCAGATTCTCAGCTACACCTATAACGTGAAGAGAAACTAGAGAGTTGTAGATCTACCCCCTATGCAAGTCACTGGATCATTTTGTAGCTACTTTCTGTAGGTATCGTAGATAAAGagtttggtgttttttcccaGCTAGCCATCCTAATTAATGTCAGATAGCCAGAAAATTGTTAAATGTCAAATTGATTGTAATTTCGAGGAAAAAACCGAAACAACCCTTCCCTGTTAACTTATGTCCTAATATTTCCTCTACAGTCTATGCAGAATGCATCAGTGAAGTGAGCTCTTAAGATCTGAGATTTTTAAACCATATAGATATGTTAAAAAGAACATAACTTCTTTAACACACATAACTTGCTTTGTGTATGTAACACAGCATAGAAAACTGTTCAGCATGTGTGTAgtggataaattaaaaaaatgttacttggGAGCTTCACTTCAAGAATAACAGattaaaatatctgaagatgAAGGCTAAAAGGTTTAGATACCAACATCCTCAGTAATACATCAAACGTGAGGGATATCCCTTTATGTCACACAGGTCAGTTTTGTCatgatgttttatttaaactATCGATTTATTTAAACAGTTGCAGAATTCACATCTTGTTATGATCACTGCTATAACTGATTTTTCTTATGGCCTGTGTTTTAAGAAATCTTTTCTAATACTGATTCTTTATACATAttagaaaagttaaaaaatttcTTAGCGTACCTGTGAAGCTGCTCCTGGGATAGACTATAACGTCACTACACGGTCTTGAAAATTTCAGCCACTGGAGGGCATTTAAACTACAGTTTTGTCAGAATTGCTTGCTTGCCGAGTTTATGTGCGTTCAGGTTCACAGTTGGCTTTATGGCAAATCTAGTTGTAGCAGGTATGTAGTT from Chroicocephalus ridibundus chromosome 9, bChrRid1.1, whole genome shotgun sequence encodes:
- the GTF2A2 gene encoding transcription initiation factor IIA subunit 2; the encoded protein is MAYQLYRNTTLGNSLQESLDELIQSQQITPQLALQVLLQFDKAINSALAQRVRNRVNFRGSLNTYRFCDNVWTFVLNDVEFREVTELVKVDKVKIVACDGKNTGSNTAE